Proteins encoded by one window of Anopheles maculipalpis chromosome 2RL, idAnoMacuDA_375_x, whole genome shotgun sequence:
- the LOC126568797 gene encoding reversion-inducing cysteine-rich protein with Kazal motifs, translating into MARSMLICWRYRLTIVCGLLLFRCEPLEAYANQHPPLSSPAAHSQHTGEDGAGPFITTGNGAETTVFEASDVFRCCSEVQGSCKAACENLSLARIASEPGSREAKLVDVRKYCPRQQVPFWQCMNETMVAIQRGASWPGRICCPLAMSVRCQHVCATGSSREDLRTGCRASDEQQLYGCLKRQEDGHRCCSSARTAECLEACGQVFQRYQTPSKAMREQVLTACRTNNSNVMQCIKGFIDVTFNRNLKRYVPCCDASPEPKCRRVCHETLTAGGSDTDPYTVEEMIDLLQHRGGCGALMPTQPLWKCFLEADKQRTAGQQANSNEVSRINQIGMDSAKQHCCLKAESVRCRRLCSTTYANEWTTNLVDFEQECLAAPDEQALRQCIDEVDEPCELGCDGLSFCSNFNNRPTELFRSCRHQSDMAARGDVQQWRQQGFIPFPGNVHLPIHNETQCSFEIWKSIACTLQIKPCTKGYHTNHICRQDCHEVLKNCVDWDRMSDEYSVSSLCRQLAPQNNSLPCISMGRFQPHGIGPGGMLEGDQRIIADVALVSPCKGNPCNATQLCVANRDGTFGYRCVNGCPLGEASSYLVPVGAFVRIPVSVTQKGCLKVCRCGESGRIEKCQPLPCISYDSCTLAGKRFAHLTHFYVECNVCSCFAEEITCTKRQCHVPGLTVDRSFTSLPCNCPAHYVPVCGRNGNTYPSACVAKCAGIQEGDIEFGPCRARNPCERIDCGPLSVCLPEWNVCLSGMHKPCPQYRCVNLTQSNCSTITDIRDTNLGYHANLCSMAFERATFAYREKYRKICETSRRRNQVCGVNGVTYRSECEAWSDYSTVDYNGPCQEVGLISPSLDSRCSSIKCPRRKMPNCNPVLPPGACCPVCGTALRIVYSRKQIDRGLYALKGQSTEYLTLKSILHSLETLLQTVECRLSGQLTFENDLYVVLETLSRNPSRLQTQICAREAERLVTLVRTQSHRITSELNLSALTVATLVTTSSGVSLVYSSVIVVVGVAVVNWLVGAGRHIRPGR; encoded by the exons ATGTCTTCCGATGTTGCTCCGAGGTTCAGGGATCGTGCAAGGCGGCCTGTGAAAAT CTGTCACTGGCACGCATCGCTTCCGAACCAGGCTCGCGGGAGGCCAAACTGGTGGACGTGCGCAAATACTGTCCCCGGCAGCAGGTCCCCTTCTGGCAGTGCATGAACGAGACGATGGTGGCGATCCAGCGCGGGGCAAGCTGGCCGGGACGTATCTGCTGTCCGCTGGCGATGTCCGTCAGGTGTCAGCACGTGTGTGCCACGGGGTCATCGCGGGAAGATCTCCGCACGGGCTGTCGGGCGAGCGATGAGCAGCAGCTTTACGGATGCTTGAAACGGCAGGAGGACGGTCATCGGTGTTGCAGCAGTGCCCGTACTGCCGAGTGTCTTGAGGCGTGTGGGCAGGTCTTCCAGCGCTATCAGACACCATCGAAAGCCATGCGCGAACAGGTGCTGACGGCGTGCCGTACCAACAACAGTAACGTGATGCAGTGCATTAAAGGATTTATCGATGTGACCTTCAACCGGAACTTGAAGCGAT ATGTCCCCTGTTGTGATGCTTCACCGGAACCCAAGTGTCGTCGTGTCTGTCACGAAACGCTTACCGCCGGCGGTTCCGATACGGACCCGTACACGGTGGAGGAAATGATTGATCTACTGCAGCACCGTGGCGGATGTGGCGCACTGATGCCGACCCAACCGCTGTGGAAATGTTTCCTGGAGGCCGACAAGCAGCGGACCGCCGGTCAGCAGGCCAACTCGAACGAGGTGTCACGTATCAACCAGATCGGTATGGACTCGGCCAAACAGCACTGCTGTCTGAAGGCCGAATCGGTACGGTGCCGGCGCCTCTGCTCCACAACCTACGCGAACGAGTGGACGACGAATTTGGTCGACTTTGAGCAGGAATGCTTGGCGGCACCGGACGAACAGGCCCTGCGGCAGTGCATCGACGAAG TCGACGAACCGTGCGAGCTTGGCTGCGACGGGCTGTCGTTCTGCAGCAACTTCAACAACCGGCCGACGGAACTGTTCCGCAGCTGCCGGCACCAATCGGACATGGCCGCACGGGGTGATGTGCAGCAGTGGCGCCAGCAAGGCTTCATCCCGTTCCCCGGCAACGTACATCTGCCCATCCACAACGAGACGCAATGTTCGTTCGAGATCTGGAAGTCGATCGCTTGTACGCTGCAGATCAAACCATGCACCAAGGGTTATCACACGAATCACATCTGCCGGCAGGACTGTCACGAGGTGCTGAAGAACTGCGTCGACTGGGATCGTATGTCGGACGAGTACTCGGTGTCCTCGCTGTGTCGGCAGCTCGCACCACAAAACAACTCCCTGCCCTGTATCTCGATGGGTCGCTTTCAGCCGCATGGGATAGGGCCGGGTGGCATGCTGGAGGGGGATCAACGGATCATAGCGGATGTGGCACTGGTGTCACCGTGCAAGGGCAATCCGTGCAATGCAACGCAGCTATGTGTCGCCAATCGTGACGGAACGTTTGGCTATCGGTGTGTGAACGGATGTCCGTTGGGTGAAGCGTCCTCGTATCTGGTACCTGTCGGGGCGTTCGTTCGCATCCCGGTGTCCGTGACGCAGAAGGGATGCTTGAAGGTGTGCCGATGCGGTGAGTCAGGAAGGATCGAAAAGTGTCAACCGCTGCCGTGCATCAGTTACGATTCGTGTACGTTGGCCGGAAAGCGGTTCGCTCATCTGACACACTTCTACGTCGAGTGTAACGTGTGTAGCTGTTTCGCGGAAGAGATCACCTGCACCAAGCGACAGTGCCATGTGCCGGGACTTACGGTGGATCGGTCCTTTACGAGTCTGCCCTGTAACTGTCCGGCACACTATGTGCCGGTGTGTGGACGCAATGGGAACACCTATCCATCGGCCTGTGTAGCAAAGTGTGCCGGTATTCAGGAGGGAGACATCGAGTTCGGGCCATGTCGAGCGAGGAATCCTTGCGAACGGATCGATTGTGGCCCTTTGTCGGTTTGTCTACCGGAGTGGAACGTTTGCTTGTCCGGAATGCATAAACCCTGTCCACAGTATCGATGCG TAAACCTCACCCAATCTAACTGCTCGACAATTACGGACATTCGTGATACGAATCTCGGCTACCATGCGAACCTCTGCAGCATGGCATTCGAACGTGCCACTTTTGCGTACCGGGAAAAGTATCGCAAGATCTGTGAAACATCTCGCCGTCGCAATCAGGTCTGCGGAGTCAACGGTGTCACGTATCGGAGCGAATGTGAGGCGTGGAGTGATTATTCCACCGTCGACTACAATGGGCCCTGTCAGGAGGTGGGTCTCATAAGTCCTTCGCTCGATTCACGCTGTTCCTCGATCAAGTGTCCGCGGAGAAAGATGCCCAACTGTAATCCCGTGCTACCGCCCGGTGCCTGCTGTCCGGTGTGTGGAACCGCCCTCCGCATTGTGTACTCCCGCAAACAGATCGACCGTGGTCTGTACGCGCTCAAGGGTCAATCGACGGAGTACCTAACGCTCAAGTCGATCCTCCATTCGCTGGAAACACTTCTCCAGACGGTCGAATGTCGGCTAAGCGGTCAACTTACGTTCGAGAACGATCTGTACGTGGTGCTGGAAACGTTGAGCCGCAATCCGTCGCGCCTTCAGACGCAAATCTGTGCCCGGGAAGCGGAACGGCTCGTTACGCTCGTCCGGACGCAAAGCCATCGGATCACGAGTGAGCTAAATCTGAGCGCACTGACGGTGGCGACTCTGGTGACCACCTCGAGCGGTGTGTCGCTCGTGTACAGTAGTGTAATAGTAGTGGTAGGAGTAGCGGTAGTAAACTGGCTGGTCGGTGCCGGACGGCATATACGACCGGGAAGGTGA